The proteins below are encoded in one region of Paenarthrobacter ilicis:
- a CDS encoding aromatic amino acid ammonia-lyase codes for MASHDTLLLGTAHVRAGDIARAASDSLARVELTQDVLALIGRSREVVERAASSGQRVYGLNTLLGSGRDTAVEEKSLLAYQVQVVRYHNSGVGQYLDRAAARSIILARLVGFSRGGSGVRASTARFYAELFNRGVFPAIPREGSVGSSDLTQLAAVAAVALGEGQAFQADGTVVPGAKALADAGLQPLQLGAGEALALVSANAYSVGAGTLALVRLQHLAGLADVALSLSLEAIARYDDGGNLSPFSPAIQAAKAVDGQKESAAAVRRLLSGGWLEDVRPEVSVQDPLSFRAAPQTHGAFRSLVAGLELALEVELNGRGDNPLADVDSGVMVSGGNFQPLQLALSFEGLRLAVAHVGISSERRIAKLYPPQRAIRAKLLGEAAKSGLVQEELPGLLWYSAAGLLAELKFLAAPATLGAPTLSADVEDHSTLAPLALQYLEKSLDSLEKLLVIEALTASYLLIGAKDGRPLGQGTGAVVGRLADLLTDRPAAADLVERARALLREAAAGLEGKWER; via the coding sequence ATGGCGTCACATGACACTCTCCTGCTGGGAACGGCACATGTCCGTGCTGGGGATATTGCCCGGGCTGCGTCCGATTCCCTAGCACGGGTGGAGCTCACCCAGGACGTCCTGGCCCTCATTGGCCGATCCCGTGAAGTGGTGGAGCGCGCTGCTTCCTCCGGTCAACGCGTCTATGGGCTGAACACCCTGCTGGGGTCGGGCCGGGATACGGCTGTGGAGGAGAAGTCACTCCTGGCCTATCAGGTCCAGGTGGTCAGGTATCACAACAGCGGCGTGGGCCAGTACCTGGACCGCGCCGCCGCGCGCTCCATCATCCTGGCCCGCCTGGTTGGATTCAGCCGCGGCGGTTCGGGCGTCCGGGCCAGCACCGCCCGGTTTTACGCCGAACTCTTCAACCGCGGAGTCTTCCCCGCCATCCCGCGCGAAGGATCCGTGGGCTCGTCCGACCTCACCCAGCTGGCCGCCGTCGCCGCCGTTGCGCTGGGTGAGGGGCAAGCCTTCCAAGCCGATGGCACCGTGGTGCCCGGGGCCAAAGCTCTCGCCGACGCCGGCCTGCAGCCCCTGCAACTCGGGGCCGGAGAAGCGTTGGCACTGGTGAGCGCCAACGCGTACTCCGTAGGTGCGGGGACGCTCGCCCTGGTGCGATTGCAGCACCTGGCCGGGTTGGCCGACGTCGCACTGTCACTCTCGCTTGAGGCGATCGCCAGGTACGACGACGGCGGCAACCTCAGCCCGTTCTCGCCCGCCATCCAGGCGGCCAAGGCGGTGGACGGACAGAAGGAGTCGGCTGCGGCGGTGCGGCGGTTGCTCAGCGGTGGGTGGTTGGAGGACGTCCGTCCGGAAGTTTCCGTGCAGGACCCGCTGTCCTTCAGGGCGGCGCCGCAAACCCACGGCGCCTTCCGGTCCCTGGTAGCCGGGCTCGAACTCGCCTTGGAGGTTGAGCTCAATGGCCGGGGCGACAATCCCTTGGCGGACGTGGACTCCGGGGTGATGGTGTCCGGCGGGAACTTCCAGCCCCTGCAGTTGGCGCTTTCCTTTGAAGGCCTCCGGCTGGCGGTGGCCCATGTGGGGATCTCCAGTGAGCGGCGCATTGCCAAGCTGTACCCGCCGCAGCGTGCCATCCGCGCAAAACTCTTGGGGGAGGCGGCAAAATCCGGTCTGGTCCAGGAAGAATTACCTGGCTTGCTCTGGTATTCGGCGGCCGGTTTGTTGGCTGAACTCAAGTTCCTGGCAGCCCCGGCAACCCTTGGCGCTCCCACCTTGTCGGCCGACGTCGAGGACCATTCAACCCTGGCGCCGCTGGCTCTTCAGTACCTCGAAAAGTCCTTGGATTCGTTGGAAAAATTGCTGGTTATCGAAGCGCTGACGGCGTCGTACCTGCTGATCGGGGCCAAAGATGGGCGGCCGCTTGGCCAAGGGACCGGTGCGGTGGTGGGCAGGCTGGCCGATCTCCTGACTGATCGTCCCGCAGCAGCTGACCTGGTGGAACGGGCGCGCGCCTTGCTGCGGGAGGCAGCGGCCGGGCTGGAAGGAAAGTGGGAACGGTGA
- a CDS encoding NtaA/DmoA family FMN-dependent monooxygenase (This protein belongs to a clade of FMN-dependent monooxygenases, within a broader family of flavin-dependent oxidoreductases, the luciferase-like monooxygenase (LMM) family, some of whose members use coenzyme F420 rather than FMN.), whose translation MNGQSSSTLEPMLHFGWFVGHGFGVQGWGTPGYSLGYDWKKPALYQEAVRAFERSGLDLFIIEDSLTVPDTYGGTAEVSLAHASFAPKHDPLALVPYLLSATQHLGIVPTVSASFYPPFTAARLLATLQHFSDGQLGWNVVTSGSDLAAQNYGLDQQIEHDLRYEKAEEFVDVVRQLWRSWEPDAIREDSSAGVFADHNKVHPIHHTGDFFSVRGPLNTAPLPEEPVLVQAGASPRGKAFAGGHADVAIALARGVDGMKAYRDSIRTEATKAGRDPDAVKVLFVLKPTVVGTTAEARELRAQRRELTQRDIDSQLNSISYLSVIDFKQFDLDAPLPELSTNSNQGTLEHFAKAAPPGSTLRQILQARSGGAGDSIIGTAEEIADYLEETGAAVGGDGFLFSGFVDPATVHGVLDKLTPELRRRGLLRKSYGNGGFRQNLLDF comes from the coding sequence GTGAACGGACAGAGCAGTTCTACACTCGAGCCCATGCTGCATTTTGGATGGTTTGTAGGCCACGGATTTGGCGTCCAGGGCTGGGGAACTCCGGGCTACAGCCTGGGCTATGACTGGAAGAAGCCAGCCCTGTACCAGGAGGCGGTGCGCGCGTTCGAGCGATCCGGCCTGGACCTGTTCATCATTGAGGATTCGCTGACTGTTCCGGACACCTACGGGGGCACGGCCGAGGTTTCCCTGGCCCACGCATCCTTCGCGCCCAAGCACGATCCTTTGGCGTTGGTTCCGTACCTGCTCTCAGCCACCCAGCACCTGGGCATTGTTCCCACCGTCAGTGCTTCCTTCTACCCGCCGTTTACTGCTGCACGGCTGCTGGCCACCCTGCAGCACTTCTCCGACGGCCAGTTGGGCTGGAACGTGGTGACCTCCGGCAGCGACCTCGCCGCGCAAAACTACGGGTTGGACCAGCAGATCGAGCACGACCTACGGTACGAAAAGGCTGAGGAATTCGTGGACGTGGTCAGGCAGCTGTGGCGTAGCTGGGAACCTGACGCGATCCGTGAGGACAGCTCCGCCGGCGTCTTCGCCGATCACAACAAAGTGCATCCCATCCATCACACCGGTGATTTCTTCTCCGTCCGGGGCCCGCTGAACACTGCACCCCTGCCCGAGGAGCCCGTGCTGGTTCAAGCCGGCGCCTCTCCCCGCGGCAAGGCTTTCGCAGGTGGGCACGCGGACGTGGCCATCGCCTTGGCCCGCGGTGTGGACGGCATGAAGGCCTACCGTGATTCGATCCGTACCGAGGCCACCAAGGCAGGAAGGGATCCCGACGCCGTCAAGGTACTTTTTGTTCTGAAGCCCACCGTGGTGGGAACCACCGCTGAAGCCCGGGAACTCCGTGCCCAGCGGCGGGAACTGACCCAGCGCGACATCGACAGCCAGCTGAATTCCATCTCCTATCTTTCGGTGATCGACTTCAAGCAATTCGACCTGGACGCTCCGTTGCCGGAATTGAGCACCAACAGCAATCAAGGCACGCTGGAGCACTTCGCCAAGGCGGCTCCTCCCGGGTCCACGCTCCGGCAGATCCTCCAGGCCCGCAGCGGCGGCGCTGGCGATTCGATCATTGGCACCGCGGAGGAGATTGCCGATTATCTGGAAGAAACGGGTGCTGCCGTGGGCGGCGACGGTTTCCTCTTCTCCGGCTTCGTGGATCCCGCCACAGTCCACGGCGTTCTGGACAAGCTCACCCCCGAGCTGCGCCGCCGCGGCCTGTTGAGGAAGAGTTACGGCAACGGTGGCTTCCGCCAGAACCTCCTGGATTTCTGA
- a CDS encoding DUF1737 domain-containing protein produces the protein MPEPTEEKLSYRLITGPDNREFCERISAALAEGYVLHGSPAATFNGAQVIVAQAVVLPAAIASADAAVATAVDELEGDDEAFEGHA, from the coding sequence ATGCCTGAACCCACTGAAGAAAAACTTTCCTACCGCCTGATAACGGGCCCGGATAACCGCGAATTCTGCGAGCGCATCAGCGCGGCCCTGGCTGAAGGCTACGTCCTCCATGGCAGCCCGGCAGCAACGTTCAACGGTGCCCAGGTCATTGTTGCCCAAGCCGTTGTGCTGCCCGCCGCCATCGCGAGTGCCGACGCCGCGGTGGCAACCGCCGTCGACGAATTGGAAGGCGACGACGAAGCATTCGAGGGACACGCATGA
- a CDS encoding rhodanese-like domain-containing protein, with protein sequence MSYAGDLNPQDAWAKLEEGAILVDVRTEAEWAHIGIPDTKATENDPLFIQWNLAGGIPNPSFIEDLQQQAPEGDGVELVFLCRSGQRSISAATAATQAGFTAYNVLEGFEGEPDRYGERTVNGWKNRGLPTNLGTN encoded by the coding sequence ATGAGCTACGCAGGTGACCTGAACCCGCAGGATGCGTGGGCCAAGCTTGAGGAGGGCGCCATTTTGGTGGACGTCCGCACCGAAGCCGAATGGGCCCACATCGGCATCCCGGACACCAAGGCAACGGAGAACGATCCCCTGTTCATCCAGTGGAACCTCGCCGGAGGAATCCCCAACCCCAGCTTCATCGAGGACCTGCAGCAGCAGGCTCCGGAGGGTGACGGCGTCGAACTGGTGTTCCTTTGCCGTTCAGGGCAGCGGTCAATCTCCGCCGCCACGGCAGCAACGCAGGCCGGCTTCACCGCCTACAACGTTCTTGAAGGCTTTGAAGGTGAGCCGGACCGCTATGGCGAGCGCACTGTCAATGGTTGGAAAAACCGCGGCCTGCCGACGAACCTGGGGACCAACTAA
- a CDS encoding O-succinylhomoserine sulfhydrylase, with product MTFNPDAAGWSPDTQAVRGGLDRTNFQETSEAVFLNSGFVYESAAAAERAFTGEDERFVYSRYGNPSVATFQERLRLLEGTEACFATASGMSAVFTALGALLAAGDRVVAARSLFGSCFVILNEILPRWGVETVFVDGPDLDQWREALAEPTTAVFFESPSNPMQEIVDVEAVSALAHAAGATVVVDNVFATPLLQRCGDLGADVIVYSGTKHIDGQGRVLGGAILGTKEFIDGPVKQLMRHTGPALSAFNAWVLTKGLETMGLRVGHSSASALKIAEWLEQQPAISWVKYPLLKSHPQYELAAQQMKAGGTVLTFELSPSSGRSAKEAAFALLDGLGVIDISNNLGDSKSLITHPATTTHRAMGPEGRAAIGLSDGVVRLSVGLEDVEDLILDLEKALKQV from the coding sequence ATGACTTTCAATCCCGACGCCGCCGGCTGGAGCCCCGACACCCAGGCCGTACGCGGTGGACTTGACCGTACCAATTTCCAGGAAACGTCCGAGGCCGTCTTCCTGAACTCCGGCTTCGTTTACGAATCCGCGGCAGCAGCCGAGCGCGCTTTTACGGGCGAGGACGAACGATTCGTCTACTCCCGATACGGCAACCCGTCGGTGGCCACCTTCCAGGAGCGCCTCCGACTGCTGGAAGGCACCGAAGCTTGCTTTGCGACCGCGTCGGGCATGTCCGCGGTCTTCACCGCATTGGGTGCCCTGTTGGCAGCAGGCGACCGTGTGGTGGCCGCCCGGTCACTGTTTGGCTCCTGCTTTGTGATCCTGAACGAAATCCTGCCGCGCTGGGGCGTGGAAACGGTGTTTGTTGATGGCCCGGACCTGGACCAGTGGCGCGAAGCCCTGGCTGAGCCCACCACTGCGGTGTTCTTCGAATCGCCGTCAAACCCCATGCAGGAAATCGTGGATGTTGAAGCGGTCAGCGCGTTGGCCCATGCTGCCGGAGCCACCGTGGTGGTGGACAACGTGTTTGCCACGCCGCTGTTGCAGCGTTGTGGCGACCTGGGCGCTGACGTGATTGTGTACTCGGGGACCAAGCACATTGATGGCCAGGGACGCGTCCTGGGTGGCGCAATCCTGGGTACCAAGGAATTCATCGATGGGCCCGTGAAGCAGCTCATGCGGCACACCGGCCCCGCACTGTCCGCCTTCAACGCATGGGTGCTGACCAAGGGCCTGGAGACCATGGGCCTGCGTGTGGGCCACAGCTCGGCCTCCGCCTTGAAGATCGCGGAATGGCTGGAGCAGCAGCCCGCCATCAGCTGGGTCAAGTACCCGCTGTTGAAGTCCCACCCGCAATATGAGCTCGCGGCACAGCAGATGAAGGCCGGCGGAACAGTGCTGACCTTCGAGTTGTCCCCGTCCTCCGGGCGTTCCGCAAAAGAAGCCGCCTTCGCTTTGCTGGACGGCCTGGGGGTCATCGACATTTCCAACAACCTGGGTGACTCCAAGTCGCTCATCACCCACCCGGCCACCACCACCCACCGCGCCATGGGCCCGGAGGGTCGCGCAGCAATTGGGCTGAGCGATGGCGTGGTGCGGTTGTCCGTGGGCCTTGAGGACGTTGAGGACCTGATTCTGGACCTGGAAAAAGCCCTCAAACAGGTGTAG
- a CDS encoding endonuclease domain-containing protein, whose amino-acid sequence MDAHEFLVSVGGVAKVSLLRGHGYGPAELRKMDGAYQPRHGIWALPSADKEYLSALVHNGYLTCASAAVRYGLWLKDQPTRLHLATRHNRGGGFIRHGGLRLGSEGLLPVASLEDTVIHALTCLSDVDAIAMAESAMKKCGVARDVLESELTANYFGNARRRLRMADGLSESVPEISARILFEAEGLSFKRQVRIPGVGRVDTLVDDWLIVEVNGYKFHSSRAAWRKDMGRLNAAQALGFQTLAFAPEEIWNSPDEVMAQIRRLLARGKPQARA is encoded by the coding sequence ATGGACGCACACGAATTCTTGGTTTCAGTGGGTGGAGTGGCAAAAGTCAGTCTCCTTAGAGGACACGGTTACGGACCAGCGGAACTCCGGAAGATGGACGGAGCGTACCAACCCCGGCACGGCATCTGGGCATTACCTTCCGCGGATAAGGAGTATCTCTCTGCTCTTGTGCACAACGGATACCTCACGTGCGCCAGTGCGGCCGTCCGCTATGGGCTCTGGCTCAAAGACCAGCCAACACGTCTCCACTTGGCAACAAGGCATAACCGCGGCGGTGGATTCATACGGCATGGTGGCCTGCGGCTGGGTTCGGAGGGACTCTTGCCCGTCGCCTCCTTGGAAGACACTGTCATCCATGCCTTGACTTGCCTGTCCGACGTCGATGCCATTGCAATGGCAGAGTCGGCGATGAAAAAGTGCGGAGTTGCCCGGGACGTCCTTGAAAGTGAGCTGACAGCCAACTACTTCGGAAATGCGAGGAGGAGGTTGCGCATGGCCGATGGCCTGTCCGAATCCGTCCCGGAAATCAGCGCCCGAATACTGTTCGAAGCGGAGGGACTTTCCTTCAAACGCCAAGTCCGCATCCCAGGCGTGGGCCGGGTGGACACGCTGGTGGACGACTGGTTGATCGTGGAGGTCAACGGCTATAAGTTTCACAGCTCAAGGGCTGCGTGGAGAAAGGACATGGGCAGATTGAACGCCGCGCAGGCCCTGGGATTCCAAACATTGGCCTTTGCCCCGGAAGAGATCTGGAATTCTCCGGACGAGGTCATGGCCCAGATCCGCAGGCTCTTGGCGCGAGGAAAACCGCAGGCGCGGGCTTGA